The genomic interval TTAAGCTGTCTAGATCTAGATCTAACGCGTTTGCATTCATGACATTAGGGCTGATGTTCATTGTCATTATTAATAGGGCTGCAATCAGTGTTACTGCAAAAACTATTTTACCTTTGAAGGTAGTTATTTTGGATGACTGCTGAGTCATGTTTTGAATTAGCTGATTTCTAAATAAAACAGATACTATTAATTATAAACTGAAACTGTTAGGTTACTAAATTATTAAAAATAATCTACTAAAACTACCAGTGATAATTTGTATAAAAAATGTCAATGATTTTATCTTTATGAAATCTGTTATTGTAATATTATATGTTTAACCTGGGAGATCTAATTATTACTGAACTAAAGACAGAATATCATATGTAGAGGCAGTAATGAAAAAATTTAAAATGATGAAACATTTGAGGTAGAAATTGAAAGGATCTATTTCATCGCCTTTGCCACAGATAATACACTCAACTAGTGTACCCCTCCAATCCAAAAATAAATTTTCTACAGCTAATTTATGGGATTATTTCTGAGAAGTTAAACAAGCCTGCGTAATCAATGATTAGGATGTTAGGATATTTAGTCTTGTTATGTTGTATTAAATAACTGCCAAGACTAGGGACTTAATGAATTTCTTTGAAAAAAAATCACACTACCGCAAGGAAGTTATCCCCACATAAGGCAAGATTTTTACTTAACTAATTAATTTCTGTGATCTGCTATCATTTACTGTAGAATTTAACTTAAGGTCCTCTATATTCAATTACAGAATAAAGCGAGTTTTTATCCGAGTGGTCAAAATTAAGATTTGGGGTTGTTATTTTCATTATTTTGGTTTTTGCAGCGTCAGCAAGTTTCCAAATGAAACCTTTAGGTAGTTGTATTTTTGTATCCTGCTCTTCTCCAGTAACAGGATTAACAAAGCTTTCAGATTGTACTTCTAAGATACCTGGAACGGAAAAACTGCTTTTTTTACCATCTATATTAGTTTGAATATCAACAAATTGAGGATCTAAGAAAAATTTGAATGTTCCTGCGAATAGTGCAAACGGACCTTCACCTTTGGCCTGACCTGAAAAAATTGATATTACTGCATTTCTTTGTTCTCCAGTTGTATTTTTTGAAATAAATAGTTGGCCTGTACCATTTCCTTCATGAATTGCTTTAAGCCAAGAAAATGCGCATATCACATCAATACCGTCTAGACTCACATCTCCATAGGTTCCAGAGCGAAGGTGAAACAGTACTAATGCTCTACAGAAACCGTTAGATGGAAATCCATTGAAATTACATGGACATCCATAATCACAATTACAAGTTTCGACATAATCTGCTTTAAAAGTCCATGCCGGAATCTGATTTAGTGCAGAGGTCATATCCAATTATTCTAATAGAAGTATATTAATATTGAAACGTTGGATTCGACATGATGATCTTATTTATTAAAGAAAATAAAATCTCGTCATCTGAAATACTGATTACTTTGAAAGTTCGAGTAGGTTTTCAACCAGACCGTTTTCTTTTCTTAATATTATTTTTACTATTTCAGACCACTGGACACTTTCAACATAATCAAATGTATTTACGGTCTTTATTATATCATAAATTTCGTCACTATCTTTGTAAACTACTTTGACAACCAAATTAAAATCCAACTGACCTATTCTTATAGATATTTCTAAAACACTTTTAGAATGAAGTTTCGCAATTTCACCTGCCACACTTTCAATCTGGCCTTTTGTTACCTTTATTAACATGTCTGCAGTTCTTAATCCAATCTTCTTAGTATCAATTTCAAATTTCTTTTGTAGCATGGTAGAATTTTCAATTCTAGACCTTCTCCTCTGGACAGTCGACAATGGAATGTTGATCTTTTTTGCAATTTCTGCAGATTTAATATCGGGGTTTATTATTATGTTTTCAAGAATCTTTATGTTAATGCTG from Candidatus Nitrosocosmicus hydrocola carries:
- a CDS encoding Lrp/AsnC family transcriptional regulator → MGRPSIHLNRGQIDFDSINIKILENIIINPDIKSAEIAKKINIPLSTVQRRRSRIENSTMLQKKFEIDTKKIGLRTADMLIKVTKGQIESVAGEIAKLHSKSVLEISIRIGQLDFNLVVKVVYKDSDEIYDIIKTVNTFDYVESVQWSEIVKIILRKENGLVENLLELSK
- a CDS encoding DUF1326 domain-containing protein; protein product: MTSALNQIPAWTFKADYVETCNCDYGCPCNFNGFPSNGFCRALVLFHLRSGTYGDVSLDGIDVICAFSWLKAIHEGNGTGQLFISKNTTGEQRNAVISIFSGQAKGEGPFALFAGTFKFFLDPQFVDIQTNIDGKKSSFSVPGILEVQSESFVNPVTGEEQDTKIQLPKGFIWKLADAAKTKIMKITTPNLNFDHSDKNSLYSVIEYRGP